A window of Stutzerimonas stutzeri genomic DNA:
GGCAGCCAGACCCGCCGGGCCGGCACCGACGACGGCGATCTTCTTCACCGTGGTGGTGGGAATGTAGTTGAGCTCGGTTTCGTGGCAGGCGCGCGGATTGACCAGGCAGGTCGTCAGCTTGCCGCTGAAGGTGTGGTCCAGACAGGCCTGGTTGCAACCGATGCAGGTATTGATCCGCTCGCTATGGCCGGCAGCCGCCTTATTGACGAACTCAGGGTCAGCCAGGAACGGGCGAGCCATCGATACCATGTCGGCGTCGCCCTCTGCCAATACCTGCTCGGCGACCTCCGGTGTGTTGATACGGTTGGTGGTAATCAGCGGAATGCTCACATTACCGCGCAGCTTGGCGGTGACCTTGGTGAACGCGGCGCGCGGCACCTTGGTGGCGATCGTGGGAATGCGCGCCTCGTGCCAGCCGATGCCCGTATTGATCAGCGTGGCACCGGCCTGCTCGATGGCCTTCGCCAGCTGCACCACCTCCTCCCAGACGCTCCCGCCTTCGATGAGGTCGAGCATCGACAGGCGGTAAATGATGATGAAATCGCTTCCTACCGCTTCACGTACACGGCGCACGATCTCGACCGGCAGACGCATGCGATTCTCGTAGCTGCCACCCCAACGATCGGTACGGTGGTTGGTATGTGCCACGAGGAACTGGTTAATGAAATAACCTTCCGACCCCATGATCTCGACGCCGTCGTAGCCCGCTTGCTGGGCAAGGCTCGCGCAGTTGACGAAGTCGCGGATCTGCTTCTCGATGCCCTCCTCGTCCAGTTCACGCGGCGTGAACGGGTTGATCGGTGCCTGGATGGCGCTTGGCGCCACCAGCTGAGGGCTATAGGCGTAGCGCCCTGCGTGCAGGATCTGCATGCAGATCTTGCCGCCTGCCTCGTGAACCGCCTGGGTGACGACCTTGTGTTCTTCGGCTTCCTCGGGCGTGGAGAGCTTGGCCGCTCCCGCACGCACCGAGCCTTCCTCGTTGGGCCCAACACCACCGGTTACGATCAGGCCAACGCCGCCACGGGCGCGCTCGGCGAAGAATGCCGCCATCCGCTCGAAGCCGTTGGGCATCTCCTCCAGCCCGGTGTGCATAGAGCCCATCAAAGTGCGATTGCGCAGAGTGGTGAAGCCAAGATCGAGCGGAGCCAGCAGTTTCGGGAAAGCGGTCATCAGTGCATCCTCATCATCAGGAGTGCCGAGCCTCTTGGGGCTGCGGTCGGTATGCAGCGACGATAAACAGCGCAGCTGCTGCGCTCAATGATCGAAAGTGACAACTTTTTGATCCTGCTGCGCAAAGTGCTTGGCAATACGGCATGCTTTACCTAGGCTATCGAAGTTCATCACAGCCTTCTTATCATGCGTACCTCAATCAATATCGTGTTGTTGCTCGTCCTTGCAGCGACTTCCTTTGCTGTCTACCTCGACTGGACCGGAGACCGTCGCAGTGGCCCCCTGCTGTCCGATCTGCGCACCCTGCCTATAGAGAGCCACGGGCGGGCCGGCACCGAGGGCAACCTGCTGGGCATCGAGACGCGCCTGCAACCCGCGGACTTCCAGAGCCGCGAAAGACTCCAGCTGAAGTTTCGGACTTATCTCCAGCAAGCCGCTGACGCCGGCATGCTCAGCGAGCGAACCGTCGTGGTGCTCCCCGAACACGTCGGTACCGGCCTGTTCGCGCTGGGTGAAAAGCCGGAAGTCCAGCAGGCCCGTACCCTGCGCGACGCCATGCAGTGGATGGCACTCAGCAATCCGGGCAGCTACCTGCGTGCGTTGACGGGCAACCAGGTCGATGATCGACGCACTGGGGCCGTGCTGCGGCTGAAAGCGCGGCAGATGGCCGAGGAATACCAGACAATCTTCGGTGGCCTGGCCAATGAGTTCGGCGTCACGCTGGTGGCCGGTTCGATCGTGCTGCCGGAGCCCTACCTGGAGAACGACCAGCTCAAGATCGGCGACGGTCCGCTGCGCCAGGTCAGCCTGACCTTCGATGGCCGTGGCAAGCCGTTGGGCGCACTTCAATACAAACATGCGCTGAGCCGCTATGAACGACGCTACAGCGTCGCACCCATCCCCGAACCACGGCGCCTGATCGAAACGCCGGCTGGGTCGCTCGCGGTGCTGTTGGGTTGTGATGCCTACCTCGAGCGGCCGTCTGCCGAAGCGAAGTTGCTCGCGATACCCGGCGCCCTCGCGGCCCCCTCGTCCAGCTGCGGCAACACGCTACCAGA
This region includes:
- a CDS encoding carbon-nitrogen hydrolase, producing the protein MRTSINIVLLLVLAATSFAVYLDWTGDRRSGPLLSDLRTLPIESHGRAGTEGNLLGIETRLQPADFQSRERLQLKFRTYLQQAADAGMLSERTVVVLPEHVGTGLFALGEKPEVQQARTLRDAMQWMALSNPGSYLRALTGNQVDDRRTGAVLRLKARQMAEEYQTIFGGLANEFGVTLVAGSIVLPEPYLENDQLKIGDGPLRQVSLTFDGRGKPLGALQYKHALSRYERRYSVAPIPEPRRLIETPAGSLAVLLGCDAYLERPSAEAKLLAIPGALAAPSSSCGNTLPDAVSGRTLMPVQTLALPWNLLGSPRRPAPPGHGIPVQIRNHWLGSNP
- a CDS encoding NADPH-dependent 2,4-dienoyl-CoA reductase, whose amino-acid sequence is MTAFPKLLAPLDLGFTTLRNRTLMGSMHTGLEEMPNGFERMAAFFAERARGGVGLIVTGGVGPNEEGSVRAGAAKLSTPEEAEEHKVVTQAVHEAGGKICMQILHAGRYAYSPQLVAPSAIQAPINPFTPRELDEEGIEKQIRDFVNCASLAQQAGYDGVEIMGSEGYFINQFLVAHTNHRTDRWGGSYENRMRLPVEIVRRVREAVGSDFIIIYRLSMLDLIEGGSVWEEVVQLAKAIEQAGATLINTGIGWHEARIPTIATKVPRAAFTKVTAKLRGNVSIPLITTNRINTPEVAEQVLAEGDADMVSMARPFLADPEFVNKAAAGHSERINTCIGCNQACLDHTFSGKLTTCLVNPRACHETELNYIPTTTVKKIAVVGAGPAGLAAATIAAERGHQVTLIDSASEIGGQFNVAKRVPGKEEFYETLRYFQNRLQETGVEVQLNTRATVETLLAGGFDEIILATGIAPRTPAIPGIDHPKVIGYLDAILERKPVGQRVAVIGAGGIGFDVSEYITHDGESTSLDREAFWKEWGIDLGLAVRGGIAGIQPAPHAPKRQVYLLQRKKSKVGNGLGKTTGWIHRTGLKNKHVQMLNSVEYVQVDDAGLHIRVGEGEPQVLPVDTVILCAGQEPLRELQAGLEAAGARVHLIGGADVAAELDAKRAIDQGCRLAAAL